Proteins from one Planctomyces sp. SH-PL62 genomic window:
- a CDS encoding alpha/beta hydrolase-fold protein has protein sequence MRRTEIVAVWTSILILSGTASAWQTPKQGGPYRPTAAERAAIADKTAELGRAVEGLAGRNGERGDDALADVVIAHKAADWALRFDDFFDARDVARALKVLGRGLERAEALGAGRVPWSDGEGGVVRGYRSRVDGSVQPYAVIVPPKTAGEGPFRLDVVLHGRDARLSEVRFFDAHDGKPAPADQAGLVLHVYGRGNNAYRWAGEADVFEAVDAVRRNYRVDDRRVVLRGFSMGGAGAWHLGLHHPGRWSSVEAGAGFTETIRYARLGDPSEATRKLLTIYDAVDYARNAFNVPIAGYGGEIDPQAQASLNILEALQAQGIDMKTEGLVTTAEGVDFRRIVGKGMGHAVDKESAKLLKAFHDDRAAKGVDPLPSRIRFVTYTLKYPQVGWLKIRRLGEHYARATLDADLIDDRATVRTANVVVLAAARRAAATISLDGRDFPLRDAAGESPDVLFRKGADGWEPLDAAQAGAIEANAGREKHPGVQGPIDDAFTGPFLCVRGTGEPANALVHAWAEARLSRFAEEWGRWMRGALPIKDDVDVTEGDFKTHNVILFGDVGSNAWIKALAPEIGLSWNATELKLRGESHPAADHAPVLIQANPRNPLRYVVVNGGHTFGDREFRGTNALLFPHLADFAVFRIGPQEEVVAEGFFDERWE, from the coding sequence ATGAGACGGACGGAGATCGTGGCGGTCTGGACGTCGATCCTGATTCTTTCGGGGACGGCCTCGGCCTGGCAGACTCCGAAACAAGGGGGTCCGTATCGGCCGACCGCGGCGGAGCGCGCGGCGATCGCGGACAAGACCGCGGAGCTGGGTCGGGCCGTGGAAGGTCTCGCGGGTCGAAATGGCGAGCGAGGGGACGACGCCCTGGCCGACGTCGTGATCGCCCACAAGGCGGCGGACTGGGCGCTGCGGTTCGACGACTTTTTCGACGCTCGCGACGTGGCCCGCGCCCTGAAGGTCCTCGGCCGGGGCCTCGAGCGGGCCGAGGCGCTCGGCGCGGGGCGGGTCCCCTGGTCCGACGGAGAGGGGGGCGTGGTCCGGGGCTATCGGTCGCGGGTCGACGGCTCGGTGCAGCCCTATGCGGTCATCGTCCCGCCGAAGACGGCCGGCGAGGGGCCGTTCCGGCTGGACGTGGTGCTCCACGGGCGCGACGCCCGGCTCAGCGAGGTTCGGTTCTTCGACGCCCACGACGGCAAGCCCGCCCCGGCCGACCAGGCCGGGCTCGTCCTCCACGTCTACGGTCGCGGCAACAACGCGTATCGCTGGGCCGGCGAGGCCGACGTCTTCGAGGCCGTCGACGCGGTCCGCCGGAACTACCGGGTCGACGACCGCCGGGTCGTCCTCCGGGGGTTCTCCATGGGAGGCGCGGGCGCCTGGCACCTGGGGCTCCACCATCCCGGCCGCTGGTCCTCCGTGGAAGCGGGCGCGGGCTTCACCGAGACGATCCGCTACGCCAGGCTCGGCGATCCCTCCGAGGCGACGCGCAAGCTCCTGACGATCTACGACGCGGTCGATTACGCCCGCAACGCCTTCAACGTCCCGATCGCCGGCTATGGCGGTGAGATCGATCCCCAGGCGCAGGCGTCGCTGAACATCCTCGAAGCCCTCCAGGCCCAGGGGATCGACATGAAGACGGAAGGTTTGGTGACGACCGCCGAGGGGGTCGACTTCCGGCGGATCGTCGGAAAGGGGATGGGCCACGCCGTCGACAAGGAGAGCGCGAAGCTCCTCAAGGCGTTCCATGACGATCGGGCCGCGAAGGGCGTCGACCCGCTCCCCTCCCGGATTCGGTTCGTCACCTACACCCTCAAGTATCCCCAGGTCGGATGGCTCAAGATCCGTCGGCTGGGCGAGCATTACGCCCGCGCGACGCTCGACGCGGACCTGATCGACGATCGGGCGACCGTGCGGACGGCGAACGTCGTCGTCCTCGCCGCGGCTCGTCGCGCCGCCGCGACGATAAGCCTGGACGGTCGGGATTTCCCGCTCCGGGATGCGGCCGGCGAGTCCCCCGACGTCCTGTTCCGCAAGGGGGCCGACGGCTGGGAGCCGCTCGACGCCGCGCAGGCGGGCGCAATCGAGGCGAACGCAGGCCGCGAGAAGCACCCCGGCGTCCAGGGGCCGATCGACGACGCCTTCACCGGGCCGTTTCTCTGCGTTCGGGGGACCGGCGAGCCCGCAAACGCCCTGGTCCACGCCTGGGCCGAGGCCCGGCTCTCGCGGTTCGCCGAGGAGTGGGGGCGCTGGATGCGCGGGGCCTTGCCCATCAAGGATGACGTGGACGTCACCGAGGGGGACTTCAAGACCCACAACGTGATCCTGTTCGGCGATGTCGGGTCCAACGCCTGGATCAAGGCCCTCGCGCCCGAGATCGGCCTCTCCTGGAACGCGACGGAGTTGAAGCTCCGGGGCGAGTCCCACCCCGCCGCCGACCACGCCCCCGTCCTGATCCAGGCCAATCCCCGCAACCCGCTCCGTTACGTGGTCGTCAACGGCGGCCACACCTTCGGAGACCGCGAGTTCCGGGGGACGAACGCCCTGCTCTTCCCGCATCTCGCCGATTTCGCCGTCTTCCGCATCGGCCCCCAGGAGGAGGTGGTAGCGGAAGGGTTCTTCGACGAGCGCTGGGAGTGA
- a CDS encoding cupin domain-containing protein, protein MSAAYLHIADLCREAQPPENGILSRTIYQDDRIKAVLFGFAAGQELSEHTASTPATLQFLSGEATLLLGEDEKPAGPGTFVQMGAGLKHAIHAKTPTVMLLLLHKDKA, encoded by the coding sequence ATGAGCGCCGCGTATCTTCATATCGCCGACCTGTGCCGCGAGGCCCAGCCGCCCGAGAACGGCATCCTGAGCCGGACCATCTATCAGGATGATCGGATCAAGGCGGTCCTGTTCGGCTTCGCCGCCGGCCAGGAGCTTTCCGAGCACACGGCTTCGACGCCCGCGACGCTCCAGTTCCTCTCGGGCGAGGCGACCTTGCTCCTGGGCGAGGACGAGAAGCCGGCTGGGCCCGGGACGTTCGTGCAGATGGGCGCCGGCCTCAAGCACGCCATCCACGCGAAGACGCCGACCGTCATGTTGCTCTTGCTGCACAAGGATAAGGCCTGA
- a CDS encoding heme-binding protein, producing MRLRMRCLVLAMAAALAPSAAVYADDEPVEGDLKAFQGTWNPASDGGEDRTYVFEGNTLKIQASSRSYTMEITLDPTAKPEKTVDFRIIKGPDDARGKTSRGIYKLDPDGSLVLCFRPRGERPTKFEQVGFEQFLTVLKRKAETDEAALDAPLPEGWPGVTRPGEIEVKHYPAYRCAVNRAKEARMGGMGGLFWPLFLHITQKKIAMTAPVVMNYEPRMAADAEAVGDVSMEFLYRRPDQGESGQGFGPVEVEDRPATTVVSLGLQGRTGEARFRESIPRLRAWLDEHKAEWTEAGPPRMLGYHAR from the coding sequence ATGCGACTCCGCATGCGATGTCTGGTCCTGGCGATGGCCGCCGCGCTGGCCCCCTCGGCCGCGGTCTACGCGGACGACGAGCCGGTCGAAGGGGACCTGAAGGCCTTCCAGGGGACCTGGAACCCGGCATCGGACGGCGGCGAGGACCGAACCTACGTCTTCGAGGGGAACACCCTGAAGATCCAGGCTTCCTCGCGCTCATATACGATGGAGATCACCCTCGATCCCACCGCCAAGCCCGAGAAGACGGTGGATTTCCGGATCATCAAGGGGCCCGACGACGCCAGGGGGAAGACGTCGCGGGGGATTTACAAGCTCGATCCGGACGGCTCCCTGGTCCTCTGCTTCCGTCCTCGGGGTGAACGCCCCACCAAGTTCGAACAGGTGGGCTTCGAGCAGTTCCTGACGGTCCTGAAGCGAAAGGCCGAGACGGACGAGGCGGCCCTCGACGCCCCGCTCCCCGAGGGCTGGCCCGGCGTCACCCGGCCCGGCGAGATCGAGGTCAAGCACTACCCGGCCTACCGCTGCGCCGTGAACCGGGCCAAGGAGGCCCGCATGGGCGGCATGGGCGGGCTGTTCTGGCCGCTCTTCCTCCACATCACCCAGAAGAAGATCGCCATGACCGCGCCGGTGGTCATGAACTATGAGCCCAGGATGGCCGCCGACGCCGAGGCCGTGGGCGACGTCTCGATGGAGTTCCTCTATCGACGGCCGGACCAGGGCGAGAGCGGCCAGGGATTCGGCCCGGTCGAGGTCGAGGACCGGCCGGCGACGACCGTCGTCAGCCTCGGCCTTCAGGGGAGGACGGGCGAGGCCCGCTTCCGCGAGTCGATCCCCAGGCTTCGCGCCTGGCTCGATGAGCACAAGGCGGAGTGGACCGAGGCCGGCCCGCCGAGGATGCTCGGCTATCACGCCCGATGA
- a CDS encoding KUP/HAK/KT family potassium transporter — protein MASVAKQGADHSHGGASGLFTRMREATGTVYGDIGTSVLYTLMEITRETVALKHHVHGEELTKLLASGGDLLSRQDILGGLSLVFWALIFVTVKYDLIIMKADNHGEGGTFALWALLKGSTSKIFGLTLIGYLVVAAAGLLAADGVITPPISMLGAYEPLGESLAVAATILSLFILFKPQWRGTSQVGGLFGWFMMLVWFPWIAIKGVPWILKHPDVFLALDPSYAVRFLADFPGVGLFVILGVVVLAITGGEAKYADIGHFARRGETYVGEGQSLDPKDSGRRPVMGSWLALVLPCLLLNYAGQASYLLARGVPPRANTFYALTPKTGDGDVDFAILIVDMVISGIAAFIASQALITGMFSIVKQAIALGFCPRFAVKFTSREAEGQVYIPAINWAMFIGCVTITLVFRTAGNLAAAYGIAVTGTMGITTLTFGYVAHYRWGWGVGKAVLVCAPILAVDLLFFASNLLKFTHGGYYPVAIAAVLVTIMMTWQWGRGQLAGAFYAFGVQGGKKMGWLVALREKVDEIQLSIQENLPLARTLVQGRRRLVETDRAFVFLCSRPIRDLDEYVPVSLRVFLKKYGVLPAHITLFHVRQLTVAEAEKGSARFEVFDLGRNIVSITATYGYMEQPDIRGALRELQLRGEINIPSDRWIIESGEEEIITSDDLPRLTWVRILLFRFILRLSTPAHKFLGLGYDAGVSKEIIPVVFSREGVKVALPELEINDPEAPPHLVAG, from the coding sequence GTGGCGTCGGTTGCGAAACAAGGTGCCGATCATTCTCATGGGGGCGCGAGCGGTCTGTTCACGCGGATGCGCGAGGCGACGGGGACGGTGTACGGGGACATCGGCACGTCGGTCCTCTACACGCTCATGGAGATCACCCGAGAGACGGTGGCCCTGAAGCACCACGTCCACGGCGAGGAGCTGACGAAACTGCTCGCGTCCGGGGGCGACCTGCTCTCGCGGCAGGACATCCTGGGCGGGCTCAGCCTCGTCTTCTGGGCGCTCATCTTCGTGACGGTCAAGTACGACCTGATCATCATGAAGGCCGACAACCACGGCGAGGGGGGGACGTTCGCCCTCTGGGCGCTGCTGAAGGGGAGCACGTCGAAGATCTTCGGGCTCACGCTGATCGGCTATCTGGTCGTCGCCGCGGCCGGACTCCTCGCGGCCGACGGCGTGATCACGCCGCCGATCAGCATGCTCGGCGCCTATGAGCCGCTCGGCGAATCGCTGGCGGTCGCGGCGACCATCCTCAGCCTGTTCATCCTGTTCAAGCCCCAGTGGCGCGGGACCAGCCAGGTGGGGGGGCTTTTCGGCTGGTTCATGATGCTCGTCTGGTTCCCCTGGATCGCGATCAAGGGCGTCCCCTGGATCCTCAAGCACCCGGACGTCTTCCTGGCGTTGGACCCGTCGTACGCCGTCCGGTTCCTGGCCGACTTCCCCGGCGTCGGCCTCTTCGTGATCCTGGGCGTCGTGGTCCTGGCGATCACGGGGGGCGAGGCCAAGTACGCCGACATCGGCCACTTCGCGCGGCGGGGCGAGACCTACGTCGGGGAGGGGCAGAGCCTCGACCCCAAGGACTCGGGCCGACGCCCGGTGATGGGATCGTGGCTGGCGCTGGTGCTTCCCTGCCTGCTGCTGAACTACGCCGGGCAGGCGTCCTATCTGCTGGCGCGGGGGGTCCCGCCGCGGGCGAACACGTTCTACGCCCTCACGCCGAAGACCGGCGACGGGGACGTGGACTTCGCGATCCTGATCGTGGACATGGTGATCTCGGGCATCGCGGCGTTCATCGCCTCGCAGGCGTTGATCACCGGCATGTTCTCGATCGTCAAGCAGGCGATCGCGCTGGGGTTCTGCCCCCGGTTCGCGGTGAAGTTCACGAGCCGGGAGGCGGAAGGGCAGGTCTACATCCCCGCGATCAACTGGGCGATGTTCATCGGCTGCGTGACGATCACGCTCGTCTTCCGCACGGCGGGCAACCTGGCGGCGGCTTATGGGATCGCGGTCACCGGGACGATGGGGATCACGACGCTCACGTTCGGCTACGTCGCGCACTACCGATGGGGATGGGGGGTGGGCAAGGCGGTCCTCGTGTGCGCGCCGATCCTGGCGGTGGACCTCCTGTTCTTCGCCAGCAACCTGCTGAAGTTCACGCACGGCGGCTACTACCCCGTAGCCATCGCCGCCGTCCTGGTGACGATCATGATGACCTGGCAATGGGGGCGGGGACAGCTCGCCGGGGCGTTCTACGCCTTCGGCGTGCAGGGGGGCAAGAAGATGGGCTGGCTGGTGGCCCTCCGCGAGAAGGTCGACGAGATCCAGCTCTCGATCCAGGAGAACCTCCCGCTCGCCAGGACCCTCGTGCAGGGGAGGCGGCGGCTGGTGGAGACCGACCGCGCGTTCGTCTTCCTCTGCTCCCGCCCGATCCGCGACCTCGACGAATACGTCCCGGTCTCGTTGCGGGTCTTCCTCAAGAAGTACGGGGTGCTCCCGGCCCACATCACGCTCTTCCACGTGAGGCAGCTCACGGTGGCCGAGGCGGAGAAGGGGAGCGCGCGGTTCGAGGTGTTCGACCTGGGCCGCAACATCGTCTCCATCACCGCGACCTACGGCTACATGGAGCAGCCCGACATCCGCGGCGCGCTCCGCGAGCTCCAGCTCCGGGGCGAGATCAACATCCCCTCGGATCGCTGGATCATCGAATCCGGCGAGGAAGAGATCATCACCAGCGACGACCTGCCGCGCCTGACCTGGGTGCGGATCCTCCTCTTCCGGTTCATCCTCCGCCTCTCCACCCCGGCGCACAAGTTCCTGGGCCTGGGCTACGACGCGGGCGTGTCGAAGGAGATCATCCCGGTCGTCTTCAGCCGCGAAGGCGTGAAGGTCGCGCTGCCCGAGCTGGAGATCAATGATCCCGAAGCCCCGCCCCACCTCGTCGCCGGTTGA
- a CDS encoding M28 family metallopeptidase — MRYHFGGSLAAAAFAFSISVAGAADDRLKPALEAIQPDAILERIRVLASDEFEGRGPGTAGEEKTAAYLIDQFKAMGLEPGNPDGSYEQAVPLVGFQATEVLGAFHAPSGDLTLEFPRTFVAVSRRLAPEVKVENSDAVFVGYGVVAPEYGWDDFKGVDVRGKTLIMLVNDPAVPDPANPAELDPAMFKGKAMTYYGRWTYKYEIAAEKGAAAAILIHEEGPAGYPFAVVQGSWSRENFGIDEPAREGASPRPAVEGWIDVDTAGKLMKACGQDLAALKKAALDRSFQPVPLDAKAEFSIKTELRKVQSRNLVAKVEGADPTVNDEYVVYTAHWDHLGRDAKAEGDQIYNGAIDNASGVATVLEIARGYTKLAPPTRRSALFLFVTAEEKGLLGSKYYASHPLYPLEKTLANINIDVVNAWGPTKDLVSIGMGQSDLDDLMTETAKAKDRTVMPDAEPEKGSYYRSDHFEFAKQGVPALSPGGGRDFIGKPPGYGKQKQDEYTQNDYHKPSDQIKPDWDLSGAVEDARLILEVGVRVGDGDRWPEWKADSEFKARREAMLKAIKP; from the coding sequence ATGAGATATCACTTCGGGGGATCGCTCGCGGCTGCGGCGTTCGCGTTTTCGATCTCGGTCGCCGGCGCGGCCGACGATCGGCTCAAGCCCGCGCTGGAGGCGATCCAGCCGGACGCGATCCTGGAGCGGATCCGAGTGCTGGCCTCGGACGAATTCGAGGGCCGGGGGCCGGGGACCGCTGGGGAAGAGAAGACCGCCGCCTATCTGATCGACCAGTTCAAGGCGATGGGCCTGGAGCCGGGGAATCCCGACGGCTCGTATGAACAGGCGGTGCCGCTCGTCGGCTTCCAGGCGACCGAGGTCCTGGGCGCGTTCCACGCGCCGAGCGGAGACCTGACGCTGGAGTTCCCCAGGACGTTCGTCGCGGTCTCGCGACGGCTCGCCCCCGAGGTCAAGGTGGAGAACTCGGACGCCGTCTTCGTCGGCTACGGCGTCGTCGCGCCGGAGTACGGCTGGGACGACTTCAAGGGGGTCGACGTCCGGGGCAAGACCCTGATCATGCTGGTGAACGACCCGGCCGTCCCCGACCCCGCGAACCCCGCCGAACTCGACCCGGCGATGTTCAAGGGGAAGGCGATGACGTACTACGGGCGCTGGACGTACAAGTACGAGATCGCCGCCGAGAAGGGCGCCGCCGCCGCCATCCTGATCCACGAGGAAGGCCCCGCGGGCTATCCTTTCGCCGTCGTCCAGGGGAGCTGGAGTCGCGAGAACTTCGGGATCGACGAGCCCGCCAGGGAGGGCGCGTCGCCCCGCCCGGCCGTGGAAGGCTGGATCGACGTCGACACCGCCGGCAAGCTGATGAAGGCCTGCGGGCAGGACCTCGCCGCGCTCAAGAAGGCCGCCCTCGACCGGTCGTTCCAGCCGGTCCCGCTCGACGCCAAGGCCGAGTTCTCCATCAAGACCGAGCTTCGCAAGGTGCAGTCGCGGAACCTCGTCGCCAAGGTGGAAGGGGCCGACCCGACCGTCAACGACGAGTACGTCGTCTACACCGCCCACTGGGATCACCTGGGGCGTGACGCCAAGGCCGAGGGGGACCAGATCTACAACGGCGCGATCGACAACGCCTCGGGCGTGGCGACCGTGCTGGAGATCGCCCGAGGGTACACGAAGCTCGCCCCGCCGACCCGGCGGTCGGCCCTCTTCCTGTTCGTCACGGCCGAGGAGAAGGGCCTGCTCGGCTCCAAGTATTACGCGAGCCACCCGCTCTACCCGCTCGAGAAGACGCTGGCGAACATCAACATCGACGTGGTCAACGCCTGGGGCCCCACGAAGGATCTCGTCAGCATCGGCATGGGTCAGTCCGACCTGGATGACCTGATGACCGAGACCGCCAAGGCGAAGGATCGTACGGTGATGCCCGACGCCGAGCCGGAGAAGGGGTCGTACTACCGCTCCGACCACTTCGAGTTCGCCAAGCAGGGGGTTCCCGCGCTCTCCCCCGGCGGGGGCCGCGACTTCATCGGCAAGCCTCCCGGGTACGGCAAGCAGAAGCAGGACGAATACACCCAGAACGACTACCACAAGCCCAGCGACCAGATCAAACCGGACTGGGACCTCTCCGGGGCGGTCGAGGACGCGCGGCTGATTCTGGAAGTCGGCGTCCGCGTCGGCGACGGCGACCGCTGGCCTGAATGGAAGGCCGACAGCGAGTTCAAGGCCCGTCGCGAGGCCATGCTCAAGGCGATCAAGCCCTGA
- a CDS encoding glycosyltransferase family 39 protein, translating into MDGSNTRRVAAGCGLLASILIAAWADWSFGWITPAFDFVAHQFYEVPMLARVRRPSQLVLVRYHLGIGATLAAFWLIASPRLSREARLALAIFLVGYTIRAGAWICGGNVPLVPGDSSHYLEVATSVHRGEGPVKHYVESFFNDYPRIRANQGVLDDWSTPLDAYVRAAVYRLVGVTPGESLDATIAVGKATSFVINLLAFPALYGLSRRRYGARVALTSIAVLAVLPVHAIYAGFVLRESLVALTAILAVWTIVEAWNAAQGRTALAWTFAAGLCGGLAILARNTGLALAAASGLNALLRLRRRPLLILLWVGLVALVIAPWALATLNEYGRPFYSYTNLFEYNFSWTVHHYEQGNTRPSQFYTWANAPEIVRVKIKALLIIGVYSTMIVGLPFAAAYVYRIRRSRAGEPGRDVDVLSLTIFAVFVAATVKSIADVTQVAQLGRYYLPVYLVMIPTAAAGLVRSVDRWSINRRAVTWMGATYVALLWADPTWAYDASWFTRPYQLHWPALREAGDWIREHPESVPRDARVMTWFPWEMRIASDRPTVLMPRNYSAARIEEVARQYGVTHILWGSFEPPEHVDPETWGPYLDQVRTTLGLTQAKELFRSSRGSLYPVRLFRVR; encoded by the coding sequence ATGGACGGTTCCAACACGCGACGAGTCGCCGCGGGATGCGGCCTCCTGGCCTCGATCCTGATCGCGGCCTGGGCCGACTGGTCGTTCGGCTGGATCACTCCGGCGTTCGACTTCGTCGCGCACCAGTTCTATGAAGTCCCCATGCTGGCGCGCGTGCGGCGCCCCTCGCAGCTCGTGCTGGTGCGCTATCACCTGGGGATCGGGGCGACGCTGGCGGCCTTCTGGCTGATCGCCTCGCCCCGGTTGAGCCGCGAGGCGAGACTGGCGCTGGCGATCTTCCTCGTCGGCTATACGATCCGCGCCGGGGCCTGGATCTGCGGCGGGAACGTGCCGCTGGTACCGGGCGACAGCAGCCACTACCTGGAAGTGGCGACCTCGGTCCACCGCGGCGAAGGGCCGGTCAAGCACTACGTCGAAAGCTTCTTCAACGATTACCCCCGCATCCGGGCCAATCAAGGGGTGCTCGACGACTGGTCGACGCCGCTCGACGCCTACGTCCGCGCGGCCGTCTATCGCCTGGTGGGGGTGACGCCGGGGGAGTCGCTCGACGCGACCATCGCGGTCGGCAAGGCGACGAGCTTCGTCATCAACCTGCTGGCGTTCCCGGCGCTCTACGGGCTGTCCCGGCGCCGATACGGGGCGAGAGTCGCCCTCACCTCGATCGCGGTCCTCGCCGTCCTGCCGGTGCACGCGATCTACGCGGGGTTCGTGCTCCGGGAGAGCCTCGTCGCGCTCACGGCGATCCTGGCGGTCTGGACGATCGTCGAGGCCTGGAACGCGGCGCAAGGGCGTACGGCCCTGGCGTGGACCTTCGCCGCGGGCCTCTGCGGCGGGCTGGCGATCCTCGCCCGGAACACCGGACTGGCGCTCGCGGCGGCCTCAGGGCTCAACGCCCTGTTGAGGCTCCGTCGCCGGCCGCTGCTGATCCTCCTCTGGGTGGGGCTCGTCGCGCTGGTGATCGCCCCCTGGGCCCTCGCCACGCTGAACGAGTACGGCCGGCCGTTCTACTCGTACACGAACCTGTTCGAGTACAACTTCTCGTGGACGGTGCACCACTACGAGCAGGGGAACACGCGGCCCTCGCAGTTCTACACCTGGGCCAACGCCCCCGAGATCGTGCGGGTGAAGATCAAGGCGCTCCTCATCATCGGCGTCTACTCGACGATGATCGTGGGCCTGCCGTTCGCCGCCGCGTACGTCTACCGAATCCGACGTTCGAGGGCGGGCGAGCCGGGACGGGACGTGGACGTACTCTCGCTGACGATCTTCGCGGTGTTCGTCGCGGCGACCGTCAAGAGCATCGCCGACGTGACCCAGGTCGCGCAGCTCGGCCGCTACTACCTGCCGGTCTACCTCGTGATGATCCCGACGGCCGCCGCCGGCCTCGTCCGCTCAGTCGACCGATGGAGCATCAACCGCCGCGCGGTCACCTGGATGGGCGCGACGTACGTCGCCCTCCTCTGGGCCGATCCGACCTGGGCCTACGACGCCTCGTGGTTTACCAGGCCCTACCAGCTCCACTGGCCCGCGCTCCGGGAAGCCGGCGACTGGATCCGGGAGCATCCCGAGTCCGTCCCGCGCGACGCCCGCGTCATGACGTGGTTCCCCTGGGAGATGCGGATCGCGTCCGACCGTCCCACGGTCCTCATGCCCCGGAATTACAGCGCGGCGAGGATCGAGGAGGTCGCGCGCCAGTACGGCGTCACGCACATCCTCTGGGGATCGTTCGAGCCTCCCGAACACGTCGACCCGGAGACCTGGGGACCGTACCTCGACCAGGTGCGGACGACGCTGGGGCTGACCCAGGCGAAGGAGCTGTTCCGGTCGTCGCGAGGCTCGCTGTACCCCGTCCGCCTGTTCCGCGTCCGTTAG
- a CDS encoding ArnT family glycosyltransferase, translating to MRKSILILLAILAFDAWYRAHTFGPTIAEATGLRLWPAAVGPSEPLDCDEAIYAHMGRRILAGDVLYRDLTENKPPLGYWLYATPIALFGYNETAIRLFPIPYILATIAIVWWIGVRLSGPLAGGLAAFLFAILSTDPYLFGNGSNLEHLMNFFAVASLGLMILGWERGKLWPIAAAGAALGGATLVKQVAVLPFGVYLAALAFRPSPGASRFRSIAAMGLGLGLALAAAAAILFAQGAGVSAYDDIVRFGRAMATDLPPEPGAPSGWVRWLTGNADPKGELPWPFGKTDYLVWWARGSWPAWLALAPCLAHVAFAPTTSATRRLLAAWTAATMAEVVLPGMYWPHYYLLATPGLALALAITGADCLAGVRRKIRPSDLAGATVVVLATFGTLTLQVRDYLLCPPQELTTRYKGGGQWVVLRELGEELRLRKSVFQDPTLFVWGWQSPLFFYGRLDHASRHMFTDNLLRDYADRPHPLITPRVEEILADLKAKPPALIFAGYPPFPRLRAFLLENYLPSRLVPSGNGLGLWVAKDRYAAFENFQGPGPAR from the coding sequence ATGCGCAAGTCGATCCTCATCCTGCTCGCGATCCTCGCCTTCGACGCCTGGTATCGCGCGCACACGTTCGGCCCGACGATCGCCGAGGCGACCGGGCTGCGGCTCTGGCCCGCGGCGGTCGGGCCCTCGGAGCCGCTGGACTGCGACGAGGCGATCTACGCGCACATGGGCCGGCGCATCCTGGCGGGGGACGTGCTCTATCGCGACCTGACCGAGAACAAGCCGCCGCTGGGCTACTGGCTCTACGCCACGCCCATCGCGCTGTTCGGCTACAACGAGACGGCGATCCGCCTGTTCCCGATCCCCTACATCCTGGCGACGATCGCGATCGTCTGGTGGATCGGCGTCCGGCTCTCCGGGCCGCTCGCCGGGGGCCTTGCCGCGTTCCTGTTCGCGATCCTGAGCACCGACCCCTACCTGTTCGGGAACGGGTCGAACCTCGAACATCTGATGAATTTCTTCGCGGTCGCCTCGCTCGGGCTGATGATCCTGGGCTGGGAGCGCGGGAAGCTCTGGCCGATCGCGGCGGCGGGCGCGGCGCTGGGAGGGGCGACGCTGGTCAAGCAGGTGGCGGTGCTGCCGTTCGGCGTCTACCTCGCGGCGCTGGCGTTTCGGCCCTCGCCGGGGGCGTCGCGGTTCAGGTCGATCGCCGCGATGGGGCTTGGGCTGGGCCTGGCGCTCGCGGCGGCGGCGGCGATATTGTTCGCGCAAGGGGCGGGGGTCTCGGCCTATGACGACATCGTCCGGTTCGGCCGGGCGATGGCGACCGACCTGCCGCCGGAGCCGGGCGCGCCGTCGGGATGGGTCCGCTGGCTGACCGGGAACGCCGACCCCAAGGGGGAGCTTCCCTGGCCGTTCGGGAAAACCGACTACCTCGTGTGGTGGGCTCGCGGGAGCTGGCCCGCCTGGCTTGCGCTGGCGCCTTGCCTGGCGCACGTCGCGTTCGCCCCGACCACGAGCGCGACCCGTCGGCTGCTGGCGGCCTGGACGGCCGCGACGATGGCCGAGGTCGTCCTCCCCGGCATGTACTGGCCGCATTACTACCTGCTCGCGACCCCCGGCCTGGCCCTCGCCCTGGCGATCACCGGCGCGGATTGCCTGGCGGGGGTGCGGCGGAAAATCCGGCCCTCGGACCTCGCGGGCGCGACCGTCGTCGTCCTCGCCACGTTCGGGACCCTGACCCTCCAGGTCCGCGACTACCTGCTCTGCCCGCCGCAAGAGCTGACGACCCGCTACAAGGGGGGCGGGCAGTGGGTGGTGCTCCGCGAGCTGGGCGAGGAGTTGCGGCTTCGCAAGTCGGTCTTCCAGGACCCGACGCTCTTCGTCTGGGGATGGCAGAGCCCCTTGTTCTTCTACGGCCGGCTCGACCACGCCAGTCGGCACATGTTCACGGACAACCTCCTGCGCGACTACGCGGATCGGCCGCACCCGCTGATCACGCCTCGCGTGGAAGAGATCCTGGCCGACCTCAAGGCGAAGCCCCCGGCCCTGATCTTCGCCGGGTATCCGCCGTTCCCCAGGCTCCGGGCGTTCCTGCTCGAAAACTACCTGCCGTCGCGACTGGTCCCCAGCGGCAACGGCCTGGGCCTCTGGGTGGCTAAGGACCGCTACGCGGCGTTCGAGAACTTCCAGGGCCCCGGGCCTGCGCGATGA